In a single window of the Acidobacteriota bacterium genome:
- a CDS encoding GAF domain-containing protein, producing MSVGSRILLVTSNPTLPTELQRTWPEHTAIQFESLIPNSAGWAVLCHGDQLAEVIILDQASFSHQDLEFNEENLVLKTRELSAQSEVIWLGDGQGSLKTQFLQSGAFAVLSPPHDFEDLIHYAHQAIKLHQFKQDAQEKRILNTLLDRATRILSGHQPDEVLESILQAIQSIGFDRVRLYTFSDDKQYLIGQKHIGMDDQFLHLYRRIDDDLCINILYKNNQPQIFKRADGYPIVFEPDDGNLSEWGCVLMVYQGNKIGKISVDNKLSRRPIQKKALEYVQGFAELAAAAFQTICLVTDVKTRVENLSRFLQVSTTVISSLEMEKTLTATCQSAVQLLGVDHSGFVVRAPDGTTARVMAEYPGQNAIGKEIRIAGIQLEEDLFQQGKVINVPDVTQAKELRSVRNLLLSLGVQSLLVVPVVIRGRVFGSLSLDSTNRKRTFTDHEIDLCTVFAKQVAIAIENARLYEEATQQAKESTRLRANAERHRQMLDALNQKLFSIQAIKELPRLQKETVRLAAELLGCSAGALFVNHLHSRELELVAEYQLGTHVLQTRLSHQEGLVGEVARLRKTASTSNYAEWPEREAIFQSFDFQSAMAIPLMRAGEVEEILFLGDQMRKRDFDPIEQEILERFAARAAIEMDTSKLLSNEQRMLSYSTLFLNLSTFILTSQQLDQILHAILTVITAGYGLGFNRAALFLKDGNHLVGKMGIGQLTREENREVWDNLSHPPDAFRAYLDQLPTEFAQTSVFEIIDGLQLPIDLSSDDCFSQLISEKIPYAHLVQKEELVHLPKTFIQHLNPSVEAIIVPLKAQGKILGLIYADNEFIADPITEVTRELLLTLADTAALAIHRTLLFQETEEARQQFQDSLVAAIEVNTAQDPVDVLGDVVERILFAERASRVDLFLIDQATKAAHLLVTVGEDRDDDSFDELIRPEGISIQVFEAGVPQIIPEIEKEPPGRLNLNLLGSTSKAALCLPFSLPERRIGVVWILYDYPRSFPEYEVTALQHYMNLAALIYQFKRRSRRQEALRQVSEALAKVQNLAETRQQIIEGVEGIFEASSAVLWSYNSEQQAFDPQTSVVAGISDELWNKLQKFPPRPEGMTATILQRGWVGISVVDEHQYPSLSPDIQQLLKEVQAVSFQGVALKVGEEIFGVLYINSDSVQSFSEEAQQIARSFASQAALALKKARLIEELEKIKQLAQRIATAMTQNIDSTLEAIAAGIQDTLRCDAVTLYPYKEDAVGSRTGRISHTPKFIGVRNPDKCARPSEVTPESTLSRMLHELPAIYPVPDVEQDPLFYQRFAQEEKILSCVGIRLEVNHRIVGILFVNYRTRHQFTDQEVENITWLANLAAIAISNAQLFYEIEQEAKILQALYGTTEPTRGSLLNRTFEEIVNQACELTNIEQGIIYADIRLVEGEKTILKAFFPESELSEPARRNAVIDLRDPKIGVTGRAVKEKKIQIVPDVSDDPDYRESHPETRSELTIPIFHADTVVGVINVESNQAHYFKLEHLSILIILADVAAFAIEKAAMTEQLIKAAMKEEIIKEKARHNQILSLTFGGIAHEVKGHSIAIKDNVEDLVERFREGESVSQQEILEILDLTERHASSMTHIVNDFQWFVHSHRDTTDEFTETVDLEDLIKSAIKETKDRLKIEDPNPLQVKTKTETSIILSCRANLLRRAIISLLVNAVEAIQSISKELKDGDVWVELGKNQNSTHCVISVFDRGPGFSPSEDLFEPFFTTKGSRGLGLGLAICKFIIEAHRGSIEAAKNELGGTVFMVTLPVQPFSTLNQN from the coding sequence ATGTCTGTAGGCTCACGAATTCTTTTGGTGACCAGCAATCCAACACTCCCAACTGAATTGCAGCGCACCTGGCCTGAGCATACTGCAATTCAGTTTGAGTCACTCATCCCCAACTCCGCAGGATGGGCAGTATTATGTCACGGAGATCAACTTGCTGAAGTAATCATCCTTGATCAAGCCTCTTTCAGTCATCAGGACCTGGAATTCAATGAAGAGAATCTGGTTCTCAAAACCAGGGAGTTGTCAGCGCAATCCGAAGTGATTTGGCTTGGTGATGGTCAGGGGTCGCTCAAAACCCAATTCTTGCAGTCAGGTGCTTTTGCTGTTCTCTCACCTCCCCATGACTTCGAAGATCTGATTCATTATGCTCACCAAGCAATCAAACTTCATCAATTCAAACAGGATGCTCAAGAAAAGCGGATTTTAAATACCTTACTGGACCGGGCCACACGGATTCTGAGTGGACATCAGCCAGACGAGGTTCTTGAGAGTATCTTGCAAGCAATTCAAAGCATTGGGTTTGATCGGGTTCGACTCTACACGTTTTCAGATGACAAGCAGTATCTGATCGGACAAAAACACATCGGCATGGACGATCAGTTTTTGCACTTATATCGTCGAATTGATGACGATCTCTGTATCAACATACTGTACAAAAATAACCAGCCGCAAATCTTCAAGCGGGCAGATGGATACCCAATTGTTTTTGAACCTGATGATGGAAACCTCTCCGAGTGGGGATGCGTGCTCATGGTTTATCAGGGCAATAAGATTGGCAAAATCTCTGTTGACAATAAGTTGAGCCGCCGCCCAATCCAGAAGAAAGCGTTGGAATATGTCCAGGGCTTTGCCGAACTGGCGGCGGCGGCGTTCCAAACGATCTGCCTGGTTACCGATGTCAAAACTCGGGTTGAGAACCTCAGCCGGTTTTTGCAGGTTTCCACCACCGTTATTTCAAGCCTTGAAATGGAAAAAACGTTGACCGCCACTTGCCAATCAGCGGTTCAACTTCTGGGTGTTGACCATAGCGGCTTTGTGGTTCGTGCTCCAGACGGTACCACAGCCAGAGTGATGGCGGAGTATCCTGGTCAAAACGCAATTGGCAAAGAAATTCGAATTGCCGGAATTCAGTTGGAAGAAGATCTGTTTCAGCAAGGTAAAGTAATCAATGTGCCGGATGTGACACAAGCTAAAGAACTTAGAAGCGTTCGGAATCTACTTCTGAGTCTCGGAGTTCAGTCATTGTTGGTTGTTCCAGTGGTGATTCGAGGCCGCGTGTTTGGTTCTTTAAGTCTTGATTCCACCAACCGAAAGCGCACATTTACCGATCATGAAATTGACCTGTGTACGGTGTTTGCCAAACAAGTCGCGATTGCAATTGAAAATGCCCGGCTTTATGAAGAAGCCACTCAGCAAGCGAAGGAAAGTACTCGACTGCGGGCGAATGCTGAACGTCACCGACAGATGCTTGATGCATTGAATCAGAAACTTTTTTCGATTCAGGCCATTAAGGAATTACCTCGGCTTCAAAAAGAAACCGTTCGCCTTGCCGCTGAACTCCTGGGATGCAGTGCCGGCGCACTGTTTGTCAACCACCTCCATTCCAGAGAGCTTGAGCTTGTCGCGGAGTACCAGCTTGGCACACACGTGCTGCAAACCCGGTTGTCACACCAGGAAGGATTGGTTGGAGAAGTGGCCCGGCTGAGAAAAACAGCTTCCACTTCAAACTATGCTGAGTGGCCAGAACGCGAAGCTATATTTCAATCCTTTGATTTCCAATCTGCAATGGCTATTCCGCTGATGAGGGCTGGGGAAGTCGAGGAAATCTTGTTTCTCGGCGATCAAATGCGGAAACGCGATTTCGATCCTATTGAGCAGGAAATACTAGAGCGCTTTGCAGCTCGGGCAGCAATTGAAATGGACACTTCCAAATTACTGAGCAATGAGCAGCGTATGCTCAGTTATTCAACGCTCTTCTTAAACCTCAGTACCTTTATCCTTACCTCACAGCAGCTTGATCAGATTTTACACGCCATTTTAACCGTGATCACTGCCGGGTATGGGCTTGGTTTCAATCGTGCAGCATTGTTTTTAAAAGACGGAAACCATTTAGTTGGAAAAATGGGGATTGGGCAATTAACTCGCGAAGAAAATCGGGAGGTTTGGGACAACCTTTCTCATCCACCAGACGCATTTCGGGCTTACCTGGATCAATTACCTACTGAATTTGCCCAAACTTCGGTCTTTGAAATCATTGATGGCCTACAATTGCCGATTGACCTCAGTTCTGATGACTGTTTTTCACAACTTATCTCAGAAAAGATCCCGTATGCCCATCTGGTTCAAAAAGAAGAGCTTGTTCACCTTCCAAAGACTTTTATCCAACATTTGAATCCCTCGGTGGAAGCCATCATCGTACCGCTCAAAGCTCAGGGAAAAATCCTTGGGCTGATTTATGCGGATAACGAGTTCATTGCCGACCCAATTACCGAAGTTACCCGGGAACTTCTTTTGACCCTGGCTGATACGGCAGCCCTGGCGATTCATCGAACCTTGCTCTTTCAGGAAACCGAAGAAGCGAGGCAGCAATTCCAGGACTCTTTGGTTGCCGCGATTGAAGTCAACACCGCTCAGGACCCGGTTGATGTGCTCGGAGATGTTGTGGAGCGGATTTTATTTGCCGAACGGGCGTCTCGCGTGGATTTGTTTTTGATTGATCAAGCCACGAAGGCCGCGCATTTGTTGGTCACGGTTGGAGAAGATCGCGATGATGATTCTTTCGATGAACTGATACGCCCAGAAGGTATCTCAATCCAGGTCTTTGAAGCAGGTGTTCCACAAATTATTCCGGAGATTGAAAAAGAGCCGCCAGGCCGATTAAATCTGAACCTGCTTGGGTCAACCTCCAAAGCTGCCTTGTGTCTTCCTTTTTCCCTCCCAGAGCGCAGAATTGGGGTGGTGTGGATTCTGTATGATTACCCACGCTCTTTCCCAGAATATGAAGTGACGGCACTGCAACACTACATGAATCTTGCCGCGTTGATATATCAGTTTAAGCGACGGAGCCGCAGGCAGGAAGCCTTGAGACAGGTGTCAGAAGCCCTGGCGAAAGTTCAAAATCTGGCGGAAACCCGACAACAAATCATTGAAGGCGTAGAAGGCATATTTGAAGCCAGTTCGGCGGTACTCTGGTCATATAATTCAGAACAACAAGCCTTTGACCCGCAAACCTCCGTAGTGGCTGGAATTTCAGATGAACTCTGGAACAAATTACAAAAATTCCCTCCGCGCCCAGAGGGTATGACAGCGACGATCCTCCAAAGAGGCTGGGTTGGGATTTCAGTGGTTGACGAGCATCAATATCCTTCGCTGAGTCCAGATATTCAGCAGTTGTTGAAGGAGGTCCAGGCTGTCAGCTTCCAGGGAGTTGCTCTCAAGGTGGGTGAAGAGATTTTTGGTGTGCTTTATATTAACTCTGACTCAGTTCAAAGCTTTTCCGAGGAAGCTCAACAAATTGCACGCTCTTTTGCCAGTCAGGCAGCGCTGGCATTGAAGAAAGCCAGATTGATTGAAGAATTGGAAAAAATCAAACAACTGGCTCAACGCATTGCAACCGCCATGACCCAAAATATTGACTCCACCCTGGAAGCCATTGCAGCGGGTATTCAGGATACACTCCGATGCGATGCCGTTACCCTGTATCCTTATAAAGAAGACGCTGTTGGTTCACGAACCGGGCGTATCAGCCATACCCCAAAATTTATCGGTGTGCGGAATCCAGACAAATGCGCTCGTCCTTCTGAAGTGACACCAGAATCAACGCTTTCCCGGATGCTTCACGAATTACCAGCCATCTACCCCGTACCGGATGTTGAACAGGATCCCTTGTTTTATCAGCGCTTTGCCCAGGAAGAAAAAATTCTATCGTGTGTTGGTATCCGTCTGGAAGTAAATCATCGCATCGTCGGCATTTTATTTGTCAACTATCGCACTCGACATCAATTTACTGACCAGGAGGTTGAAAATATTACATGGCTGGCCAATCTGGCGGCCATTGCCATCAGCAATGCACAACTGTTTTATGAGATTGAGCAAGAAGCCAAAATCCTGCAAGCCTTGTACGGCACCACAGAACCAACCAGGGGCTCATTGTTGAATCGGACATTTGAGGAAATCGTCAACCAAGCCTGTGAACTCACCAATATTGAGCAGGGGATTATTTATGCGGACATCCGGCTCGTTGAAGGCGAAAAGACCATCCTCAAAGCGTTCTTTCCCGAATCTGAATTGAGTGAACCTGCGCGACGGAATGCAGTGATTGATTTGCGAGACCCCAAAATTGGAGTTACCGGTCGTGCAGTGAAAGAGAAAAAAATACAAATCGTGCCAGATGTCTCAGATGATCCTGATTATCGGGAATCTCACCCGGAAACCAGATCTGAACTGACTATCCCTATCTTTCATGCCGATACCGTGGTTGGAGTGATCAATGTTGAAAGTAACCAAGCTCATTACTTCAAACTCGAACATTTATCAATTTTGATCATCTTGGCAGATGTAGCTGCTTTTGCCATCGAAAAAGCAGCCATGACGGAGCAGCTTATTAAAGCTGCAATGAAGGAAGAAATCATTAAGGAAAAAGCTCGACATAATCAAATTCTCTCATTGACGTTCGGTGGAATTGCCCATGAGGTAAAGGGTCATAGCATTGCCATCAAAGACAATGTAGAAGATCTGGTCGAGCGGTTTCGAGAAGGGGAATCCGTCTCTCAACAAGAAATTCTTGAAATTCTTGATCTTACTGAACGACATGCATCATCAATGACCCACATCGTCAATGATTTTCAATGGTTTGTGCATTCACATCGAGATACAACCGATGAATTTACTGAAACCGTTGATTTGGAAGATTTGATCAAGAGCGCCATCAAAGAAACAAAAGATCGTCTAAAAATAGAAGACCCGAATCCTTTACAGGTAAAAACAAAAACTGAAACGTCCATCATTCTTTCTTGCCGAGCTAATTTGCTTCGCCGAGCTATTATAAGCTTACTCGTAAATGCAGTGGAAGCTATTCAATCCATTAGCAAAGAGCTAAAAGATGGGGACGTTTGGGTTGAATTGGGTAAAAATCAGAATTCTACTCATTGTGTCATTTCAGTTTTTGATCGAGGTCCCGGCTTCTCTCCCTCGGAAGACCTGTTCGAACCTTTTTTTACAACCAAAGGTAGTCGGGGGCTAGGACTAGGGCTGGCTATTTGCAAGTTCATTATCGAAGCACATCGAGGAAGTATTGAAGCAGCCAAAAACGAATTGGGAGGCACAGTTTTCATGGTTACCTTACCAGTCCAACCTTTTTCTACACTCAATCAAAACTGA
- a CDS encoding response regulator, whose protein sequence is MSDITILIVDDLPDHRRPLRRRLETKLKVRVLEADGQKEAWDILQEHHQNIALVVVDLHMKTGPDEGTQLIEQIVNSGMDCRIGVRTAHGRIDDQVLKTRTPRVDFYAKKDDGIDSLLQYIQSAINSLLDLKIADHQINQKHQVLERLKESQNIRWTVLEPTTDISSDSSSQEKIAIRLFFEMCSWQSAKFSTQEGTFYKIEAEGTRQTTSVGSPALFEAIQYIALPSPTTDLTAHVVAGTEIWHPCEGKFRILPLPAPYIEGQEPTYQMNLGVYLKNQFLPEANVRIQKESIFFDGVPCASVSIIPVRHNPRVGNLEILSSVELEINGKSQPGSADQKFQPKINSPLQTIVLNWANALRGYTAKSSSRLTSMAINSEFDETTDTLKIPDLPALPTKPNYWIFGTQKGIEAIQPLLDERGKTFNVVPFILGEGRLSFSSDLSAEEKRKAIRDFLQEQSGETTKPNDRPDYVLLVGNHEVIPHFHFVEYHCLGDGTLDKKTRQEIQGIPILSDSQYTYFPEITDDPGPRFALGRLPFNDPQKLRDLCVNYVAGKFCTQLSNQWRFFVGLDHVKPNKFQRHIEDRIRPLVGNNADFLYLDSMVDPNRMVELALRNPTRFVTYRGHGSCIEWQINPSLKPTFFQTRHLSEKNYAVQGVMGIACCTNALRLHPATQVTGNSRCNLGYCNTHQEPFGYTWVKNQLSPWYLGSTSKSFSLANDVFHEELVCQLIKPSVSTIGSAFRSALIEFLKTTEMEVQPHVRDSVAMYLLIGDPAWPLQR, encoded by the coding sequence ATGAGTGACATCACCATTCTAATTGTTGATGATCTGCCTGATCACCGCAGACCGCTCAGAAGAAGGCTTGAAACCAAGTTGAAAGTTCGTGTTTTGGAAGCTGATGGCCAAAAAGAAGCCTGGGACATTTTACAAGAACATCACCAGAATATTGCTCTGGTTGTGGTTGATCTTCATATGAAGACAGGTCCTGACGAAGGAACCCAACTTATCGAACAAATTGTCAACTCTGGGATGGATTGCCGGATTGGTGTTCGAACCGCTCATGGAAGAATAGATGATCAGGTTCTAAAAACTAGAACTCCAAGAGTTGATTTTTATGCGAAGAAAGATGATGGGATTGACTCATTACTTCAATATATTCAATCAGCTATCAATAGTTTACTTGACTTAAAAATTGCTGATCATCAGATAAATCAGAAGCACCAGGTCTTAGAAAGATTAAAGGAAAGCCAAAACATCCGGTGGACAGTTCTTGAACCCACAACAGATATTTCATCTGACTCTTCCTCTCAGGAAAAAATTGCGATACGGCTGTTTTTTGAAATGTGCAGTTGGCAATCAGCAAAATTCAGCACTCAGGAAGGTACTTTTTACAAAATCGAGGCAGAGGGAACGCGCCAAACAACCTCAGTTGGTTCTCCCGCACTCTTTGAGGCAATTCAATATATTGCACTGCCGTCTCCGACTACGGATCTTACAGCTCACGTTGTCGCTGGAACTGAAATTTGGCATCCCTGTGAAGGTAAATTTCGCATTTTGCCTCTTCCTGCACCATACATTGAGGGCCAGGAGCCAACTTATCAAATGAACCTTGGGGTTTATCTCAAGAATCAATTTTTACCGGAGGCAAATGTAAGGATCCAAAAGGAGAGCATCTTTTTTGATGGAGTACCCTGCGCATCTGTTTCTATTATCCCAGTGAGGCACAACCCTCGGGTTGGAAATCTTGAGATTCTTTCTTCAGTAGAGCTTGAAATCAATGGGAAGTCACAACCAGGTAGTGCTGACCAAAAGTTCCAGCCCAAGATAAACTCACCGCTACAAACCATTGTTTTAAATTGGGCAAATGCTTTGCGAGGATATACAGCTAAATCGTCATCTCGACTAACCTCAATGGCTATCAATTCCGAATTTGATGAAACAACAGACACACTTAAAATACCAGATTTGCCTGCCTTACCAACAAAACCAAATTATTGGATTTTTGGGACTCAAAAAGGCATTGAAGCCATTCAACCACTTCTTGATGAGCGCGGGAAAACTTTTAACGTCGTGCCGTTCATTCTTGGGGAAGGAAGACTCTCGTTCTCAAGTGACCTCTCCGCTGAGGAAAAAAGAAAGGCGATTCGGGACTTTTTACAGGAACAATCAGGTGAAACGACCAAACCCAATGACCGACCGGATTATGTTCTGCTGGTCGGCAATCATGAAGTTATCCCTCATTTTCACTTTGTGGAGTATCATTGTCTTGGTGACGGCACGCTCGACAAAAAAACTCGTCAAGAAATTCAAGGAATTCCGATCTTATCCGATTCGCAGTATACCTATTTCCCCGAGATCACTGATGATCCAGGCCCTCGCTTTGCCCTGGGACGGTTGCCGTTCAATGACCCTCAAAAACTGAGAGACTTGTGTGTCAACTATGTTGCAGGAAAGTTTTGCACACAACTTTCCAATCAATGGAGATTTTTTGTTGGCCTGGATCACGTTAAGCCAAATAAATTTCAACGGCATATCGAAGACCGAATCAGGCCGCTGGTTGGAAATAATGCTGATTTTCTGTATTTAGATAGTATGGTTGACCCCAACCGTATGGTTGAACTTGCGCTACGGAATCCCACCCGGTTTGTTACCTATCGGGGTCATGGTTCGTGCATTGAATGGCAAATCAACCCAAGCCTCAAGCCAACTTTTTTCCAAACACGTCATTTATCAGAAAAAAACTATGCAGTTCAGGGAGTAATGGGAATCGCCTGTTGTACCAACGCGCTTCGCCTTCATCCAGCAACCCAAGTCACGGGAAACAGCCGGTGCAATTTGGGCTATTGCAACACTCATCAAGAGCCGTTTGGCTATACCTGGGTCAAGAATCAGCTTTCTCCCTGGTATCTTGGCTCGACTTCTAAGAGCTTTTCGTTGGCCAACGATGTGTTCCATGAAGAGTTGGTTTGTCAATTGATTAAACCTTCTGTTTCAACCATCGGAAGTGCTTTCCGCTCTGCTTTAATTGAATTCTTGAAAACGACTGAGATGGAGGTTCAACCTCATGTCCGTGACAGTGTGGCGATGTACTTATTAATCGGCGACCCAGCCTGGCCACTGCAACGCTAG
- a CDS encoding S8 family serine peptidase: MAKVRVLVEITHSQPEAFAVRASLFDSPVDSVRASEGLLTNLAGFGLEVTDEFPPVPMFADTVVQAETVGFSAFDSPETSPDAEAASVVVSCEVERSKLQELQAQAGVQVWPDAEITLFPDECCSCSLGFESDDTEHPFDLARSNGGTDCRPFRPGVSIQVIRQLLSVGAVWRDGFRGQNIVVGIVDEGVNGQVYPVVGGFSSSGSPRPGSAAITSHGSMCAADVLVAAPAAKLYDYPFMQSAYSGTSLRMFQAALDQRRLDGTPHILNNSWGFRWVSQASSPAHPNWDANHPFNRKVREVVASGAAVFFAAGNCGQQCPSGNCVPGEIGPGKSILGPGSLKNVITVAAVNSRHERIGYSSQGPGYFTAQKPDIASYSHLFGNFGPGRPGGNDPPFDNGTSAATPVATGVAALLRSALGPIPPEQLKQALIQSAINLGVPGWDTDTGFGVINAGAAYALLRR, translated from the coding sequence ATGGCTAAAGTACGTGTGCTTGTTGAAATTACACATTCTCAACCTGAAGCCTTTGCGGTTCGGGCTAGCTTGTTTGATTCTCCGGTTGACTCAGTCCGGGCAAGTGAAGGTTTATTAACGAATTTGGCTGGCTTTGGACTTGAGGTCACTGATGAGTTTCCACCGGTCCCCATGTTTGCCGACACTGTGGTTCAAGCGGAAACCGTTGGGTTTTCAGCGTTTGACAGCCCGGAAACAAGCCCTGATGCTGAAGCGGCATCAGTGGTCGTATCCTGTGAAGTCGAACGGTCCAAGCTTCAGGAACTACAGGCTCAAGCTGGGGTTCAAGTTTGGCCAGATGCCGAGATAACACTTTTCCCGGATGAATGCTGTTCCTGTAGCCTTGGATTCGAAAGTGATGACACAGAACATCCCTTCGATCTGGCTCGATCAAATGGCGGAACTGACTGCCGCCCATTTCGCCCAGGAGTTTCAATCCAGGTCATCCGCCAGTTGCTTTCAGTTGGAGCAGTGTGGAGAGATGGGTTTCGAGGTCAAAATATTGTCGTTGGAATCGTTGATGAAGGAGTCAACGGCCAGGTATACCCAGTGGTAGGCGGCTTTAGTTCTTCAGGTAGCCCTCGGCCAGGCAGTGCGGCCATTACCAGCCACGGCTCGATGTGTGCGGCTGATGTATTGGTCGCCGCCCCTGCCGCCAAATTATATGACTACCCGTTTATGCAATCTGCCTACTCTGGAACATCATTGCGCATGTTTCAGGCAGCACTGGATCAACGCCGTTTGGATGGCACACCTCATATCTTGAACAACAGTTGGGGCTTTCGCTGGGTTTCACAAGCCAGTTCTCCCGCCCACCCCAATTGGGATGCCAATCACCCATTTAATCGAAAAGTGCGTGAAGTTGTGGCTTCAGGTGCGGCTGTGTTCTTTGCGGCTGGCAATTGTGGCCAGCAATGTCCAAGTGGAAACTGTGTTCCTGGCGAGATCGGCCCAGGAAAATCCATTCTTGGACCAGGCAGTTTAAAGAATGTCATCACTGTCGCCGCTGTTAACAGCCGGCATGAGCGAATCGGATATTCCTCACAAGGTCCAGGATATTTCACCGCGCAAAAACCCGATATTGCCTCATATTCTCATCTGTTTGGCAATTTTGGCCCAGGTCGCCCCGGCGGTAACGATCCTCCCTTTGACAACGGCACAAGCGCCGCAACTCCGGTGGCAACAGGTGTTGCCGCGCTTTTAAGAAGTGCGCTGGGACCAATTCCGCCAGAACAGTTAAAACAGGCTTTGATCCAAAGTGCCATTAATCTTGGCGTACCTGGTTGGGACACGGATACCGGATTTGGAGTCATCAATGCTGGCGCTGCCTATGCTCTCTTGCGTCGGTAG
- a CDS encoding HEPN domain-containing protein, protein MRLTTTEWIDKAEGDWVSAQRELRARKSPNFDAACFHAQQCAEKYLKARLEEAGLSIQRTHNLLILLNDVLSVEPTWGGLSTDLGVLTTYAVSFRYPGSSANKAVAQDALRRCRQIRQLIRGSFGLPV, encoded by the coding sequence ATGAGGCTCACAACCACCGAATGGATTGACAAAGCAGAAGGCGATTGGGTGTCAGCACAACGTGAACTGAGAGCACGAAAAAGCCCAAATTTCGACGCTGCTTGTTTTCATGCCCAACAATGTGCTGAAAAATACCTGAAAGCCCGGCTTGAAGAAGCGGGTCTTTCAATTCAAAGAACTCATAACTTGTTGATACTTTTGAACGATGTGCTTTCGGTTGAACCAACCTGGGGTGGATTAAGCACTGATCTGGGGGTTTTGACAACGTATGCCGTCTCTTTTCGATACCCGGGAAGCTCAGCGAATAAAGCCGTGGCTCAAGATGCATTGAGGCGATGCCGGCAGATTCGTCAACTGATACGAGGGTCTTTTGGACTTCCAGTATAG
- a CDS encoding nucleotidyltransferase domain-containing protein, producing MTSTREIQSLCDQIVERFHPEKIVLFGSHAYGQPRWDSDVDLLVVMPFEGHPLLKAAEILTQVNPSIAVDLLVRTPQQIQARLSIGDRFVEEIVSQGKVLHEAHNHRMD from the coding sequence ATGACTTCCACACGTGAAATTCAAAGTCTGTGTGACCAAATTGTTGAGCGGTTTCATCCTGAGAAAATCGTCTTATTTGGATCTCACGCCTATGGTCAGCCACGGTGGGATTCCGATGTGGATTTACTGGTGGTTATGCCTTTTGAAGGTCATCCGCTTCTCAAAGCAGCCGAGATTCTTACCCAGGTTAATCCGTCAATTGCTGTGGATTTATTGGTTCGGACACCCCAACAGATTCAGGCACGTCTCAGCATTGGAGATCGTTTTGTAGAGGAAATTGTCAGTCAAGGAAAGGTGCTTCATGAGGCTCACAACCACCGAATGGATTGA
- a CDS encoding dCTP deaminase, with the protein MAIKSDRWILRMCEENQLITPFESKLIRQVEDRKVISCGLSSYGYDCRLAKDEFKVFSPIQGTEIDPKNFDSSSLLDIPLRKDTDGSNYWLLPPHSYALGVTIERFHMPRNVTALALGKSTYARCGLIVNTTPLEANWRGRLVVELYNAANLPVRLYAEEGFVQIIFFESDEECSTSYQDRSGKYQDQQGLTLAKV; encoded by the coding sequence GTGGCTATCAAATCAGATCGCTGGATTCTTCGGATGTGCGAAGAGAACCAACTTATTACCCCATTTGAATCAAAACTGATTCGCCAGGTTGAAGACCGCAAAGTGATTAGTTGCGGGTTGTCGAGTTACGGGTATGACTGCCGGCTGGCAAAAGATGAGTTTAAAGTGTTTTCCCCAATTCAGGGAACGGAAATTGACCCGAAGAACTTTGATTCGAGCAGTCTTTTGGATATTCCACTCCGCAAAGACACCGATGGTTCAAATTATTGGCTGTTGCCGCCGCATTCCTACGCATTGGGTGTGACGATTGAACGCTTTCATATGCCACGGAATGTTACTGCTCTTGCTCTTGGGAAATCGACGTATGCACGCTGCGGACTAATTGTAAATACAACACCACTGGAGGCTAACTGGCGTGGCCGTTTGGTAGTCGAACTCTATAATGCCGCCAACCTTCCGGTGCGGCTCTATGCCGAAGAAGGCTTTGTCCAGATTATTTTCTTTGAATCTGACGAAGAATGCTCCACGTCGTACCAGGACCGCTCCGGCAAGTACCAGGACCAGCAGGGGCTAACGCTGGCGAAAGTCTGA